The Corynebacterium poyangense genome includes a window with the following:
- the groES gene encoding co-chaperone GroES: MANVNIKPLEDRILVQIKEAETTTASGLVIPDSAKEKPQEASVIAVGPGRFDEKGDRIPLDVKEGDTVIFSKYGGTEIKYNGQDYLILSARDILAIVES, from the coding sequence GTGGCGAACGTCAACATCAAGCCGCTTGAGGACCGTATCCTGGTTCAAATCAAGGAAGCTGAAACCACCACCGCATCTGGGTTGGTGATCCCTGATTCTGCTAAGGAGAAGCCGCAAGAGGCCTCTGTTATTGCTGTGGGCCCAGGCCGTTTTGATGAGAAGGGTGATCGTATTCCGCTCGACGTCAAAGAAGGTGACACTGTGATCTTCTCCAAGTATGGCGGAACCGAGATTAAGTACAACGGGCAGGATTACCTCATTCTTTCTGCTCGTGACATCTTGGCCATCGTCGAAAGCTAA